The Seriola aureovittata isolate HTS-2021-v1 ecotype China chromosome 2, ASM2101889v1, whole genome shotgun sequence genome has a segment encoding these proteins:
- the barx1 gene encoding homeobox protein BarH-like 1, translated as MQHPLDMGAHYYPPEIHPDHRTHRYRSFMIEEILTDHPEHKASAPTGELLKFGVQALLSARPFHNQLVLKTDQTSLLKFPLSPLSCSLGSPLGPALLSAGPGLQVGAASHHLPLDLHLRGKLEHGADGGSKTKKGRRSRTVFTELQLMGLEKRFEKQKYLSTPDRIDLAESLGLSQLQVKTWYQNRRMKWKKIVLQGGGLESPTKPKGRPKKNSIPSSEQLSEQERSGTDADRQSEGSSSNSENTQEE; from the exons ATGCAGCATCCTTTGGACATGGGGGCGCATTACTACCCTCCGGAAATTCACCCCGACCACAGAACACATCGTTACAGGAGTTTCATGATAGAGGAAATCCTGACCGATCACCCGGAGCACAAAGCGTCGGCTCCGACCGGGGAGCTCCTCAAGTTCGGTGTACAAGCTCTGCTGTCCGCCCGGCCTTTCCACAACCAACTGG TGTTAAAAACCGACCAGACAAGCCTCCTCAAGTTCCCGCTGTCCCCGCTGTCCTGCTCGCTGGGCTCCCCGCTCGGCCCCGCGCTGCTGTCCGCGGGTCCGGGCCTGCAAGTCGGCGCGGCGTCTCACCACCTGCCGCTGGATCTGCACCTCCGCGGGAAGCTGGAGCACGGAGCCGACGGAGGCAGCAAAACCAAGAAGGGCCGCCGGAGCCGCACCGTGTTCACCGAGCTGCAGCTCATGGGCCTGGAGAAACGCTTCGAGAAGCAGAAGTATCTCTCTACGCCCGACAG AATAGACCTGGCTGAGTCTCTGGGTCTCAGTCAGCTGCAGGTGAAAACATGGTACCAGAACAGAAGGATGAAGTGGAAGAAAATA GTGTTGCAGGGAGGAGGCCTGGAGTCTCCGACTAAACCAAAAGGCCGTCCGAAGAAGAACTCCATCCCCAGCAGCGAGCAGCTCTCCGAGCAGGAGAGGTCCGGGACCGACGCTGACCGTCAGTCTGAAGGCTCGAGCTCTAACTCAGAAAACACTCAGGAGGAATGA